From the genome of Vitis riparia cultivar Riparia Gloire de Montpellier isolate 1030 chromosome 11, EGFV_Vit.rip_1.0, whole genome shotgun sequence:
gttagtctGAGAGGCTAACATAGATGAATCTGAAGGACCATCAGTCGACAAGGTCTGAGTAGAGGAGAGGCGTAAGAGACGAGCGaacacatcatccaatgatGGTACTGATGGACTAGCGAGAATCTGATCTCGGACAGACTCAAGATCTGGACGAAGGCCAATGAGGGTTAACACCATAAAGAACTTGTCAGtttgtatttgttgagcttcagCACCATTAGTGAAGGGCATCAAAGTTAAGAACTCCTCTTTAAGAGACGCAATccggccaatataagtagacagATCCATGTCCTACTGTCTCACATGAACAATATCAGAAACCACCTTATAAAATCGTtgaatatcattcgtgtataatcctttagcttgagtccaaaatttaaagcaggtTTTGTAGGCACGAAGATAATGTAAAATTTTGAGATCAACAGATTGCCATAATACGCTGCATAATTGTGCATCGATTCTCTTCCATTGCACTTTGTCAGCATCAGGTATAGCATCCTCAGGTGTAACAagatgatcctcataaccttgtccCATAAACCAGAGTTCCACGGACGCTGACCAGGAGAGATAATTCTcactaccaatcaatttttccgatgtgatagtaggagatctagagatgacggatgtaaaaataggatttttagtcgtcatatccacttcacctgagattgaatcacgtttggatcgaagagagccctaaagaaagagaaaatcttaattctcattcatattgttaacttcttacaatagagaaatatatatacaaagctaggttgaactaactaccatatatgtgacctatattaagaaaggaaagaaagattgtacactataaatatattatattcaacAAACACCATAGATTTCTCCTGTATACTTCTATTGTACTTGGGTTACCTTTCTGCCAGGGCTTACTAGTATATCTATTTTTtgcccttaaaaaaaattcaatatcatAGATTTGTGCATGAGTTTTCTCCAAAGTCCCTATAGAGGGCTACATAGTAATATAAGGCCACTTCTATTTCTGTAACATTGTAGGTTTTGAAGGTCACCATGTCATAGACACATCACAAAATCTGGTCTACACCAGAAACCTTGTCCTTGAGATATAGGGTAAGTGATGCTGTTCAGAAAAGTGGTACCATTGCCAAAAAACTAACTTTTATTCTTCCTAGTGTTGTGACAACTAAATTTAGCTCCCATTCACTTCTAAGCATCTTCACAAAGAGAAGAACTAACTCCCTCGACCTTGGGAGTATAGCCACCTCTAAATGAAGAAATTGAGAAACTCTTCTCCCCTGTAAGCAAATAGATCGTATTGACTGTCTTCTATGTTCTATGAGTTCTTTAGAACTGTGGTGCACTTTTTGTCCGAAGGAAAGTTCACTCACTTTCTGAAAACCACACAATCCTCcattcaatttaattaattcttttcaaatgaaattaaagaggCTGAAGTTTGAAAAAAAGGTAAAACTTTAAAGCCAACTACTAATATTAGCCTTTTCAATAAACGAAATACCATGTCAGATTCATGCACAAGCTCCTCAGAAATGACTATGGACATTGGGATCTCTAAAGCAACATCTCCAACTTTAAGGTCTTCTGTGGCAATAGCACCTCGTCCAGCTCCTTCAACATCTATGTGATGAATTAAGCATGAGAAACAcaatacacacacacacgcacacacacacacacacacacatatatatatatatgtatatgtatatgttTGTATGTCTATATTTGATAGGCAAGAAACACAAAAtactgaaaataaaaaatttaaatatcagaAACTACAGAAATATCTGTAGTTGAATCTTATGGAAATTCGGACAAAAAATATACGTGAGAcagaaattgatcaaaactcataaaaataacgaaaaaaaaactttaaaaaatgataaaacaagcAATAAgacatattgaagttgttttatcaaagaaaataatatatgaatgatAAGACAATAATATGCGGGACTTGAGAatacatttaataataaaataatgattcatGTGGTCCAGATGTATTTAatagtataaaagaaatgataataTTCGAATAACTATTTCTtgttcgattttttttttataattttatatattagtaTATGTTTctctatttaattataaaagaaaacgTTCAAAAATTCGATTAAGAAGTTCAAAACATAGtttaatggaattaaaaaaaaagataattaaaatttatttacttattcaagtttgtttttaattttttatttttaagatggTTTTAAGGGAGAAAATTACATTATATATTTCATGTAACAATGTAAACAATTGGAAACTTGGTTTGTTGGTTAAGCCTTTAGACCGCCACCTTTGCATGCCCAAGTTCAAGCCTTCTACaattatgcatttttttaatttcaaaatggGTCATGAAGTGCTACTGCAAGGGGCAACTTGCAGACTTTCCATTGTGATTTTCGATTCGACACTAGCCAACAGACGTTCAATTAATTGGTTCGAAAGTCGGTGATAGTATCTGAAATTTTAATCCTTACCGAAAACTAGCTTCCTTTATCCTGTTTTTTGATATCTTGGATATTTCAAAGAGCGATTAAGATTTTTCTAGAAGATGCTTGAGAAGAAAGACAGTAGACCAATAATCATAAAGGTGAAGACTTACAGGCTATCTTCAGCTTTGTTCTAACATTGTTTCTTTCACCCCACTGTAATATACACTCCTCTTTTTCAATGCTCAAGTCTTCAACAATTCTAGTCTCCAGTCTGTTCTTGTCACCAAATTCTTGAATCCTATCAAGAGTTGCATTGCATAATTCTTGCAAGACATCCATTCTCGTGTGTTGACAACTTGAGCAAGAGATATCAATGAGGGAGAGGATTGAATTGAGAGCCTCCAGCTCATTCCTGTGACTGTAAAATTCTACAGATGGAGATACAGGAACTTCACCAAAGTAAAGTTCTACCTGCAACTCAGCCCCATTTTCATCATTAGTGACTTTATAATGTAGGGACTGTCTGGATATAGCCTAATTTTGCATGCCTGTGTGTTAGAACAGGCCAGAGAGAAATTGAAACTACCAGATTCACAGAGCTAAATTAGAAACTTTGGGTAGACCATGTGCCAAACAGCTTGGCCCGTATGCTGACCAAAAAGGATGTAGGGCAAATACCAGCATCTTCCTTCAATATTCAATAAGCCTTAATGACCTACTTAGAacattacttatcaaaaaaaaaaaaatgacctacTTAGAACATACTCTAGGATCAAGACTATACAGTTTAGAAAGCAGAAATGCAGTTACCTCATCCAAATGAATGATTCTCGCTCTCTTAAGCATTTTTTCCAATGTAGTATTTGTCCAACCAGAACATGAGATGCTATTGAAGTATACACGTTCCTTGGTATCAAAACCCTTAGCTTGTAGTACTTTCTGGCAAAGAAGGCAACATTAGAAGCATGTTCAAAACAATGTTAACACATTAACAAGTCTTAGATCAATCGAAGCAATCATTTTCTGTTCATCAGGCACCAAACAATCCAAAACATCAGCAACATAAGCCacaacatttataaaaatatatggttaATTTACTCAAACTCCCTATGGTTTGATGTAAATATACATAACCAccattgatttcaaatttcatcaattagcacccttatttcatttatttttaaagaataagtgTTAACTGACAAAGTTTGAAACCAATAGTGGCTTAGTGTATTTGCACTAAACTCAGAGGGTGTAAATGAATTAAACCCTAAAAACATATTacaaagtgtttaaaaagaaaaatatagatgaatAGGGTGATGTGTTGTCACACTGGTTAGTATACACTTTTTATCCTCTCTCTTAACCTATTTAACCAATCACTAAGAGTATCTAATGAAGATACATTTTGAATAAAGATTGCAGCATTTCTTAATTACTAAACAGTGTGCCTTTCAAGTTCTGGGCTATATAGTACATAGAAACACAATAGAAGCAGGACACTGTTATCCATAATATCTACTTCCCTTTGTTTTTTCAGGACCAGCTATATTCTATACTTTCCCTCAGCTACGTACTTtatggttctcaaatttcttataaACCGGTTAAAGTTaggattttaataaaaagatttgtaacccaacaaaatggatgaagaaaacaaaaacagaacCAAAAGATTGTGTctatttttaccttctttttctCAAAGAGAGGATCATTTTCAGGGAGTTCAAATACTAATGAACAGTCCCCATCAGCCTCTGTCATCTTAATGGATGAATATAACTGCAACAAGCAAAAGGGAAATTGTCATTATGATTAAGGTTATTgttcatttgaaaaataatatgcaGGAAAATATAACCAAccacatcaaaataaaataaaagcaacgAGTTACAATTAAACTGTAGAGGAGTCTCCTCACTCTCCTTGTAGTCAAAACACAAAGAATTCTTTATATGACCGTTAGCAAATATCGTATCATATGCAGTGTATTTTACAAATCTCATGAACAGAAGCCATTAGTACTTTCATACCTCTTTCATCAATCCAAATAAGAATTCCAATTGGTGTCAtttaatatcatgttttacCATGGACCAGTTGATATTTACAAAAGGTTGAAGGGGAGTGGAGTTTATAGGGAAAAAGGAAGTTGGAAGAGGATATGGGAACTGAGCTCCCAATTATCAGTTCTGAACAATAAACACTGCAGAAATCACTAAAATCAAGAGATATAAACAGATCAAAATGGATTGACCTAAAAAAGTaaagtgctttttcttttttctttcattttccttttcatcagAAATGTATAATAAATCATCCAAGTCAAGATGTTTCAGTGCTTAGCTCAACAAAACGAGCCACAAGACTCATAGCAAGAAACACAAAACGGGGcaactttaataataatatatttgtatCAAATTCTTAAACTAATACACCAGTCGCAATGCACACCCCCGTTTGGTTAGCAggaaaattaactaaaattgaCGCATGGAACCTTTTTCTGCTTTTtataacctaaaaaaaaaaaaaaaaactgcaatGCAACTGAACTAAGTTAGTTACATATATGAAGCTCAGTCCAGTCCATTCTTTCATTCCTTGGAAAACCAAAGCAACGGAAAAAGGAGttccaaaattttctcttcttttccatCGGTTTcgcagcaaccaaacagaacatAAGAATCCAAAAACAAACAGACTAAATTGACAACAACAGGTAAAAAGGACAGAAACTGAAATAATAAACAGTTACATCGACAACCAaagctctgtttggttgctgagaaaattagaaaaaaataaaaatgaataaaggaaaagagaaaaagaatgaaaagaagTTGAGAGCCTAGGGCTGACCTTGTCATTGTCCATGAGGTCCTTCATTCCACGGCTTCAACAACGCAAGGCAGAGACAGAAGAGAAGAGGAAGGGAGCGTTCGTAAATTTTTGTGGGCTTTGGTTACTTGGATTGAGATGGAAGGCCAGGCCAAACCCTAGGCCCAATAACTACTTTTTGGGCCGGGCTTTGTTGGTAGATTCGAGCATAAATTTTGCTTGTAGGATCATGTGAGAATGACGGGTAAGGACCACTAAATTAGTCAAAGAGTAGTTAGTATTTTTAGAGagagtttggaaaatatttcaacccttttttatatttaaaagataaaaaattttaagtgtaaaaaaatattaaaaatactttttataattacttcTAAATATACTCTAATTGTCAAGCTTCTAGAATCACTAACTCAAAGTCCGTCAGTATTGTCTTGTTCTAACACTTTAAGTTAGTCGAAAGTCCTTCTCAATCAAGTCGTGTCATTGTTTGGAAATTACTCATTCATTGCTCTTTTTCACACATTAGGTTGGATTTCATTTTGCTCAATCAAAACCGCATATGTCAATGAAGCAAACCAAAGCCTCTCTAGGGCTTGAACCAAAGAGTTGGCTTGTCTTTTTGTTTTCACTAAGCAAACTCCCGTCTTATACTATAATTGAATCCAAATATATAAGCAAATTATACTAGACATGTTTATGATATCCCCCAGAGGGGTTATAAGGGAAAGTGGTCTTATTGATTAAAGTAAAGGACCAAAGGTTTAacacttttgtaaataaaaatgagaaagcataattcacatattttcaaaatcactttcaaacgaattcgaaaaataataattttaaaagaaaaaaaaattatgaatttattgtACCCTGAATGGTTTAAGGCTACAAGAACCTCAAgcattaaatattgaaatattaaacTCAATtattaagtatatataaaaacattttcttaatcaTATAGGTACATTTTTACATCGTAATCACTTTATTTCCACAATTCATAAAATCTATAGGAGGAACTAATCATACAAGCACTCGCCAATGTTTCTGGCCCACGAACCCAAGTGGTAAAGTTTGGGCGGGTCCTTCCTAAAGTCCGAGcccaaaatttcttttcctCATCCTTCCTCGTCTCTCTTCGAACGACTTCTCATCTCTGCAACGCTTTTATCGTTCACTTCAAATATTATCTCAGAAACAAACCTTAGATCCAGATCCAGATCTGAAGAGTTCCGATTCATCGGGAGGGAAAACGATGTCATGTCTAGCGCTTTCTCTCCAACCCACCAACGGACCTGACATATTGCTCCAGACCCGGGAATGGTTCCCGCCGGCGAGAGCTCTCGTCGCCCTCTCTGCATTCCGTCAAACTCGACAAGCCTTCGCGGCTGGAAAACACCAATCCGCCGAGGATGGCGATTCCTCCCTTGGCGACGATCCCCTCGCAGCCTCCAGCGGCCAATTAATCGTGGGCGTTGAGAGCCGCTATCGCGTTGTGTACCGTCTCGTCAACGGCATCTACGTGCTCGGGATCACCACCGTGGACTACGACCTCGGCGTCAACAACGTGTTCGAGTGCATCGGGATCGTCAACCAGGCCGTCAGCGTGGTCGTCGCAGCGTGCCGCGGCGTCGATGTGACGCCGGATAAGCTGAATCGGAAGTACGCCGAGATCTACATGGCGTTGGATATTGTTTTGAGAGGCGTTAGCAGTATCAGGCTCGCGGCGATGCTGGCGTCGATGCACAGTGATTCGATAGCGAAGATGGTGCATTCGGCGATTGACACCGAGAGCAAGATTCGCGGTGCTGAAAATTGGAGCAATGTGGAGATAAACTCGGTTGAGCATTTGGCGAGTGTGGACGCGTTTTCGAATACTAGATTCGAATTGCCGGCGGATGTATTGGCCGCTGGCGATGAGGTGGTGGCGAGTATTGCCCCGGTGCAGAGCGTTGCGGAGCAGCAGGATCAGCCGGAGAAGAAGGCGGAGGAGGAGGTGGAGAAAGATCCTTTTGCGGCGAGCGATGCCCTAACCAAGCCTGAATCACTGGTTGGggatttcaagaaaaataaggaTCAGGCGGCAGTGTCTGATCTCACGGTGGCTTTGGCGGGGCTGGAGGTTACTACATTGCCGCCGGCAGCGGCCACAGACTCCACTCATATCGGCGTGGAAGGTTTTGAGGGTAATTATGGTGGCATAGAGTTTGGTAACGAGGAGGCCTCTTTGGGGGAGACTTTTGAAGGTTTTAATGATGCTTTTGGTGGTGGTTTGGATGCTTCAGAGTTTGTTGGACCGAAGAAAGTTCCCAAGTCCCAAGGGCTTGGTGGGCTTGAACTGTTACAGACAGGGAGTGATGCGACAACTGCTGCCACCACAGCCCCTGCTGCTAGTGGAGCTGCCACTCCTCTTGAGGATCTTTTGGTGAAGAAGAGTGAAATGAAGGGTCCTGAGATGTATATTGGTGAAGTGATCAGCGTGGAGTTTAGGGAATCTTTGCTGGCTAGAGTGGGATTAATGGGTGTGGTGTATTTGAAAACCTTGCCTCCCAAAACTTCTGATAAAGAAACTGAGTTTTCTTTTAGGATTGATGGTACTAGTGGGGTTAAGAGATTTGTTATGCAAAGTTCTCGGGTTAGCAGTCTCGGCAATGGGATGTTTCATGTGAGGACTGCACCTTCGGAGGAGCCTATACCTATTTTGAAGTATAGCTTGCTACCCCGTTTAACTCCATTGCCTTTGAGGGTTCGTCTCATAAAACGTCACAGTGGGACTTTACTTTCAGTCATGATACAGTATGTTTCAAATCCGGATTTGCCAGCACCCTTGACTGATGtaacttttgttttaaaattgcCGGTTGACCCATCATTGTTGAAGGTTTCGCCAAAAGCAGT
Proteins encoded in this window:
- the LOC117925510 gene encoding uncharacterized protein LOC117925510, which gives rise to MSCLALSLQPTNGPDILLQTREWFPPARALVALSAFRQTRQAFAAGKHQSAEDGDSSLGDDPLAASSGQLIVGVESRYRVVYRLVNGIYVLGITTVDYDLGVNNVFECIGIVNQAVSVVVAACRGVDVTPDKLNRKYAEIYMALDIVLRGVSSIRLAAMLASMHSDSIAKMVHSAIDTESKIRGAENWSNVEINSVEHLASVDAFSNTRFELPADVLAAGDEVVASIAPVQSVAEQQDQPEKKAEEEVEKDPFAASDALTKPESLVGDFKKNKDQAAVSDLTVALAGLEVTTLPPAAATDSTHIGVEGFEGNYGGIEFGNEEASLGETFEGFNDAFGGGLDASEFVGPKKVPKSQGLGGLELLQTGSDATTAATTAPAASGAATPLEDLLVKKSEMKGPEMYIGEVISVEFRESLLARVGLMGVVYLKTLPPKTSDKETEFSFRIDGTSGVKRFVMQSSRVSSLGNGMFHVRTAPSEEPIPILKYSLLPRLTPLPLRVRLIKRHSGTLLSVMIQYVSNPDLPAPLTDVTFVLKLPVDPSLLKVSPKAVLNRSERELRWHVPEIPQKGAPGRLRVRMPVDSNEEDGGEEIEVVGYVKFSAQGMRSLSGVSLRPASEGKTDFYEVNHRYESGVYMCN